In Acidovorax sp. 106, the following proteins share a genomic window:
- the fliF gene encoding flagellar basal-body MS-ring/collar protein FliF, whose amino-acid sequence MSAVAEVPLVTPPASPNWLQRLSTLDRGQRMRLGAGVALLVAAAVAATVLGRQPDYKVLFANLNDKDGGAIIAQLSQMNVPYKHADGGGAILIPSERVHDVRLRLATQGLPRGSVAGFELMEANRFGMTQFQERLNFQRGLEGELTRSIQALSSVQGARVHLALPNQNGFFREQQKPSASVLVSLHPGRMLDRAQLAGIVHLVASSVPELAPSAVSVLDDTGKLLSQSPDAAANNGVDAQQLLYVQQIEQQYTRRIMDILEPVVGRNNVKAQVSAELDFSQTESTSEQFRPNQTPDSSAVRSQQVLESKGNANKTATGVPGAVSNQPPAPSTAPVNGANPAPAAGGQQGTEESNSKRESTTNYEVDKTVRVTRGNNWAIKRLSAAVVVNYQAGAEEKGKPSVKALTPEQLEQMTGLVRETIGFNKDRGDSVNLMNTPFLMDDAPTAAVPLWKQPEVLDLAKTFAWPLGAVLFAALVLLGLVRPALKGSAAKPVDVTPVAGGQLNALESEEPDRPALPAPAKKDEVVEVTPEQLRLEEARVLAKANPVAVANILKTWVHGDSA is encoded by the coding sequence ATGTCTGCTGTTGCTGAAGTCCCCCTCGTCACTCCCCCCGCAAGTCCTAACTGGCTGCAGCGGCTGTCTACTCTGGACCGGGGTCAGCGTATGCGCTTGGGTGCCGGCGTGGCGCTGCTGGTGGCAGCAGCCGTCGCTGCGACGGTGCTGGGGCGGCAGCCGGATTACAAGGTGCTTTTTGCGAACCTGAACGACAAGGACGGTGGCGCCATCATCGCCCAGCTGTCGCAAATGAACGTTCCCTACAAACATGCCGATGGCGGTGGGGCGATCTTGATTCCTTCGGAGCGTGTGCACGATGTGCGCTTGCGCCTCGCTACGCAGGGCCTGCCCCGTGGTTCGGTGGCCGGGTTTGAGTTGATGGAAGCCAATCGCTTTGGCATGACCCAGTTTCAAGAGCGCCTGAATTTCCAGCGCGGGCTTGAGGGCGAATTGACCCGTTCCATTCAGGCGCTTTCTTCGGTGCAAGGTGCCCGTGTGCATTTGGCCTTGCCTAATCAGAATGGGTTTTTCCGCGAGCAGCAAAAGCCTTCGGCTTCAGTCTTGGTGAGTTTGCACCCTGGCCGCATGCTGGACCGTGCTCAGCTGGCGGGTATCGTTCACTTGGTGGCTTCCAGCGTGCCAGAGCTGGCGCCTTCTGCTGTCAGTGTGTTGGACGACACGGGCAAGCTGCTGTCTCAGTCGCCTGATGCGGCCGCTAATAATGGGGTGGATGCGCAGCAGCTGTTGTACGTGCAGCAGATTGAGCAACAGTACACACGCCGGATCATGGACATCTTGGAGCCCGTGGTGGGGCGCAACAACGTTAAGGCACAGGTCAGTGCTGAGTTGGACTTCAGCCAGACGGAGTCCACTTCGGAGCAATTCCGTCCCAACCAAACACCCGACTCCAGTGCCGTTCGCAGCCAGCAGGTGCTTGAGAGCAAAGGCAATGCCAATAAGACGGCCACTGGTGTGCCAGGTGCTGTCTCTAATCAACCTCCTGCCCCATCCACCGCTCCAGTCAATGGCGCTAATCCAGCGCCTGCAGCTGGGGGCCAGCAAGGGACAGAAGAGTCCAACAGCAAGCGCGAGTCCACCACCAACTATGAGGTGGACAAGACGGTGCGTGTGACTCGGGGCAATAACTGGGCCATCAAACGCCTGAGCGCGGCTGTGGTGGTTAACTACCAAGCTGGGGCCGAAGAAAAAGGTAAACCCTCGGTCAAGGCGCTGACGCCAGAACAACTGGAGCAGATGACGGGTTTGGTGCGCGAGACCATCGGCTTTAATAAAGACCGTGGTGATTCGGTGAACTTGATGAATACGCCGTTCCTCATGGATGACGCCCCAACTGCGGCTGTGCCACTGTGGAAGCAGCCTGAAGTGTTGGACTTGGCCAAGACCTTTGCTTGGCCACTGGGGGCGGTGCTGTTTGCCGCGTTGGTCTTGCTGGGCTTGGTGAGGCCTGCCTTGAAGGGCTCAGCGGCTAAGCCTGTGGATGTCACGCCCGTGGCGGGTGGACAGCTCAACGCGCTGGAGTCTGAGGAGCCTGATCGTCCCGCATTGCCTGCGCCGGCCAAGAAGGATGAAGTCGTGGAGGTGACCCCAGAGCAACTGCGTCTGGAGGAAGCGCGGGTATTGGCCAAGGCCAATCCGGTGGCCGTTGCGAATATCCTGAAAACCTGGGTGCATGGCGATAGTGCCTGA
- the fliE gene encoding flagellar hook-basal body complex protein FliE, which yields MDLRISSSTAPLAGAGLARRAVAPQADSNDVGFSSALKGALQSVSAAQNRSTELQKEVQMENPAVSLEETMVAIQKAQVGFQATLHVRNRMVQAYTDIMNMQV from the coding sequence ATGGACCTTCGCATCTCCAGTTCCACAGCCCCCTTGGCGGGCGCCGGCCTGGCACGCCGCGCAGTCGCCCCCCAGGCAGACAGCAACGACGTCGGCTTTTCCAGCGCGCTGAAAGGCGCACTGCAGTCGGTCAGCGCAGCACAAAACCGATCAACCGAGCTGCAAAAAGAAGTGCAGATGGAGAACCCTGCTGTCAGCCTGGAAGAAACCATGGTGGCCATCCAAAAAGCACAGGTTGGCTTCCAAGCCACGCTGCACGTTCGCAATCGCATGGTCCAGGCTTACACAGACATCATGAACATGCAGGTGTGA
- a CDS encoding flagellar protein FliT, with protein MSSMLIDYYKAIEDSSAKMLEAAKLKDWDGVVRYEGACAVLIEQLRFKSQEHELLPEHRREKTRIMQRILRNDAQIRCLAEPWLAQFEHLFEGQPQMMH; from the coding sequence ATGTCCAGCATGTTGATTGATTACTACAAAGCCATTGAAGACAGCAGCGCCAAGATGCTGGAGGCCGCCAAGCTCAAGGATTGGGACGGTGTGGTGCGCTATGAAGGCGCTTGTGCCGTGCTGATAGAGCAATTGCGCTTCAAGTCGCAAGAGCACGAGTTGTTGCCTGAGCACCGCCGTGAGAAAACGCGCATCATGCAGCGCATTTTGCGCAACGATGCCCAGATCCGCTGCTTGGCCGAGCCCTGGCTGGCCCAGTTTGAGCACCTGTTTGAAGGGCAGCCGCAGATGATGCATTGA
- the fliS gene encoding flagellar export chaperone FliS, with protein sequence MFTAHNPRAVNAYQRINVETSMHTIDQHQLVSLLYEGVLGSVATARGALARGDVQVKCNSIAKAIRIIEEGLSTALDRVDGGPLAENLGALYDYCVRKLISANAHNDDAMLQEVMRLIEPIATGWNEIKKNAMSPQVAVPAMSGKPVLMEA encoded by the coding sequence ATGTTTACCGCCCACAACCCTCGTGCAGTCAACGCTTACCAGCGTATCAATGTAGAAACCAGCATGCACACCATTGACCAGCACCAGCTGGTTAGTTTGTTGTATGAAGGCGTGCTTGGTTCCGTGGCCACGGCCAGGGGGGCATTGGCGCGCGGCGATGTTCAGGTCAAGTGCAACAGCATTGCCAAAGCCATCCGCATCATTGAAGAAGGTCTGAGCACGGCGTTGGACCGTGTCGATGGCGGTCCGTTGGCTGAAAACCTGGGTGCGCTGTATGACTACTGTGTGCGAAAGCTGATCTCTGCCAATGCGCACAACGACGACGCCATGCTGCAAGAAGTCATGCGCTTGATCGAGCCCATCGCTACGGGTTGGAACGAAATCAAAAAGAACGCCATGTCTCCGCAAGTTGCTGTGCCAGCCATGTCTGGAAAGCCAGTGCTGATGGAGGCTTAA
- the fliD gene encoding flagellar filament capping protein FliD, protein MATISSVGVGTTGLDSAGIIEKLVNLEKAPLTTLTTQKATVNAKISAFGQMKSLVSTLSDAASKLSSVTGWNAVSTTSSDSKYVSATAVGGTLPTTFSVEVQSLAKAQATASAALLPVGGALGAGTLRLELGKWSVSPASFAPASGVPVDIEISASDKLSDVASKINGANAGVTASILTDASGERLLLRSKTTGEAAGFRLSAMEGGDTDITSAANTDASGLSRLVNGSTVTQAAADAKAKVNGIAVSSGTNTFASTVSGVSFTAVQVTTAPIDISVAQDTSAVSTNIDAFVSAYNAINQLINEATKFDSTAGTGALLQGDSTTISLQNMLRSAVQTVSTGSSVFQRLADVGITQQRGGDLAVDSTKLKKAMTENMDELKNMFRNTGGGSADGVAVKVKAMATNLLSDAGFFKSKDNALQLALKRNASEVTRVEAKVDAFEKRITARYNALDTQMSSLTALNAYISQQVTTWNKSSG, encoded by the coding sequence ATGGCTACTATTTCATCGGTTGGGGTTGGCACCACTGGGCTGGACTCTGCCGGCATCATCGAAAAATTGGTGAACCTGGAGAAGGCGCCGCTCACCACGCTCACCACCCAGAAGGCCACGGTCAACGCCAAGATTTCCGCGTTTGGCCAGATGAAGTCGCTGGTTTCCACGTTGTCGGATGCCGCGAGCAAACTCAGCAGCGTGACGGGCTGGAATGCGGTTTCCACAACCTCCTCAGACAGTAAGTACGTCAGTGCTACTGCGGTGGGTGGCACATTGCCCACCACTTTCAGCGTGGAGGTGCAAAGCCTTGCCAAAGCGCAGGCCACCGCCTCTGCTGCTCTCTTGCCCGTAGGTGGCGCGCTGGGGGCTGGCACGTTGCGGCTTGAGTTGGGCAAGTGGAGTGTTTCGCCGGCTTCGTTCGCGCCGGCTTCTGGCGTTCCTGTGGATATCGAGATTTCGGCGTCTGACAAGCTTAGTGACGTGGCCAGCAAGATCAATGGCGCCAATGCCGGGGTGACGGCCAGCATCCTCACCGATGCATCCGGTGAGCGCCTGCTGCTGCGCAGCAAAACAACGGGTGAGGCTGCCGGGTTTCGCTTGAGTGCGATGGAGGGCGGGGATACAGACATCACCAGTGCTGCCAACACAGATGCCTCTGGTCTGTCGCGTTTGGTTAATGGCAGCACGGTGACCCAGGCGGCGGCGGACGCCAAAGCCAAGGTAAACGGCATTGCCGTTTCCTCTGGCACCAATACCTTTGCGAGCACTGTCTCTGGTGTGTCATTCACGGCCGTGCAGGTCACTACCGCTCCGATTGATATATCGGTGGCGCAAGACACTTCAGCAGTTTCGACCAATATCGACGCCTTTGTTTCTGCATACAACGCCATCAATCAGCTGATCAACGAGGCGACCAAGTTCGACTCGACGGCTGGCACGGGGGCGTTGTTGCAAGGCGACTCGACCACCATTTCCTTGCAGAACATGCTGCGCTCTGCGGTGCAGACGGTGTCGACGGGTTCTTCGGTGTTTCAGCGCTTGGCAGATGTGGGCATTACCCAGCAGCGGGGTGGCGATTTGGCGGTGGATAGCACCAAGCTGAAAAAAGCCATGACTGAGAACATGGACGAGCTTAAGAACATGTTCCGCAATACGGGTGGAGGCTCGGCTGATGGTGTTGCAGTCAAGGTCAAGGCCATGGCCACCAACTTGCTCTCTGATGCAGGCTTCTTCAAGTCCAAAGACAATGCCTTGCAATTGGCGCTCAAGCGCAATGCGAGCGAGGTGACGCGGGTGGAAGCCAAAGTGGATGCGTTTGAGAAGCGGATCACCGCACGCTACAACGCGCTGGACACCCAGATGTCCAGCCTGACGGCCTTGAATGCCTACATTTCCCAGCAAGTCACCACATGGAATAAATCCTCGGGTTGA
- a CDS encoding flagellin, whose protein sequence is MAATINTNVASLTAQRNLGASQSSLNTSIQRLSSGLRINSAKDDAAGLAISERFTSQIKGLNQAVRNANDGISLAQTAEGALKASGDILQRVRELAVQSANASNSAGDRKALQQEVSQLVSELDRISQTTEFNGQKLLDGSFGTQQFQVGANANQTITAATGNLRTAVYGNNQVAAAGAAATSGAWGANGVTSSAVTINGSVGSKVVNVAANDTAKTIADNVNAVKGDTGVTATARTEVSLTFGAAGSYSLNLRSDNSTDQAISFTLSAAGTADGLSAAVSAINDQSSKTGVTASLNTAGTAVVLTNATGNDIRVADTAVANSGAVTVQKLAADGSNSGAAATLAVNTTADNSVSSGYITLDSDKSFSVDASTAAATDAFADSASTLKKVSDLDVTTFAKATDALKTVDSALSFINGERAKLGALQSRFETSISNLQVTSENLSSSRSRILDADFASETANLSRAQILQQAGTAMVAQANQLPQGVLSLLR, encoded by the coding sequence ATGGCAGCCACTATCAATACCAACGTTGCATCGTTGACCGCACAGCGCAATCTGGGCGCAAGCCAGAGTTCGCTGAACACTTCCATCCAACGCCTGTCGTCGGGCTTGCGCATCAACAGCGCCAAGGACGACGCCGCTGGCTTGGCGATTTCGGAGCGCTTCACTTCGCAGATCAAGGGCCTGAACCAGGCAGTGCGTAACGCCAACGACGGTATCTCTTTGGCGCAAACCGCTGAAGGCGCGCTGAAGGCTTCCGGTGACATCCTGCAGCGTGTGCGTGAACTGGCGGTGCAATCGGCCAACGCCTCGAATAGCGCTGGTGACCGCAAGGCGCTGCAGCAAGAAGTCTCGCAGCTCGTTTCTGAGCTCGATCGCATCTCGCAAACTACCGAGTTCAACGGCCAAAAGCTGCTGGACGGCAGCTTTGGTACCCAGCAATTCCAAGTGGGCGCTAACGCCAACCAGACCATCACAGCGGCTACCGGCAACCTGCGCACTGCGGTGTACGGTAACAACCAAGTTGCTGCGGCTGGCGCTGCGGCCACCTCGGGTGCTTGGGGTGCCAACGGCGTGACGAGCTCTGCAGTGACCATCAATGGCTCTGTGGGCAGCAAGGTGGTCAATGTGGCCGCTAACGACACTGCCAAGACCATTGCTGACAATGTGAATGCAGTGAAGGGCGATACCGGCGTGACGGCTACGGCGCGTACTGAAGTGAGCCTGACATTTGGCGCTGCGGGCTCTTACTCGCTGAATCTGCGTTCGGATAACAGCACTGATCAGGCCATCTCTTTCACCCTGAGCGCGGCTGGTACCGCAGATGGTTTGTCGGCCGCGGTGTCTGCCATCAACGACCAAAGCTCCAAGACAGGCGTGACTGCATCGTTGAACACTGCTGGAACGGCAGTGGTGCTGACAAACGCTACCGGCAATGACATCCGTGTGGCTGACACCGCAGTGGCAAACTCTGGTGCTGTCACGGTGCAAAAGCTGGCAGCCGATGGCAGCAATTCGGGTGCAGCAGCCACCCTGGCCGTAAACACAACGGCAGATAACTCCGTATCGAGCGGCTACATCACGCTGGATTCTGACAAGTCCTTCTCTGTGGATGCCTCTACTGCGGCGGCGACAGATGCGTTTGCTGACAGTGCTTCTACCTTGAAGAAGGTGTCTGACCTGGATGTGACCACCTTTGCCAAGGCCACGGATGCGCTCAAGACGGTGGACTCGGCCCTGTCGTTCATCAACGGTGAACGTGCCAAGCTCGGTGCTTTGCAGTCTCGCTTTGAAACCTCGATTTCGAACCTGCAGGTGACTTCTGAAAACCTGTCATCCTCGCGTTCGCGTATCCTGGATGCTGACTTTGCTTCGGAAACTGCCAACCTGTCGCGTGCCCAGATCCTGCAACAGGCCGGTACCGCCATGGTGGCCCAGGCCAACCAGTTGCCTCAAGGTGTGTTGTCTCTGCTGCGTTAA
- a CDS encoding flagellin, with protein MAATINTNVASLTAQRNLGMSQSSLNTSIQRLSSGLRINSAKDDAAGLAISERFTSQIRGLNQAARNANDGISLAQVTEGAMKSAGDILQRVRELAVQSANASNSSGDRKALQQEVSQLVAELDRISQTTEFNGQKLLDGTFGTQQFQVGANANQTITAATANLRTTVYGNNQVQSPGVATGSGAWGANGVTSAAVTINGSIGSKVVNVAANQTAKTVADNVNFVKADTGVTATARTEVKLAFGSAGAYSLNLRSDNGTDQAVSFTLSAASTADGLSSAIAAINDQSSKTGVTAALDNTGTAIILTNATGNDIRVADTAVVNSGAVTVQKLAADGTNSGAAATLAADSTADSTLTSGYITLDSEKSFAIDNSTAAATDVFADSASTLQKVSDLDITTFGKATEALKTVDSALAFISGERAKLGALQARFETSISSLNITSENLSASRSRILDADFAAETANLSRAQILQQAGTAMVAQANQIPQGVLSLLK; from the coding sequence ATGGCAGCCACTATCAATACCAACGTCGCATCGTTGACCGCACAGCGCAACCTCGGCATGAGCCAAAGTTCGCTGAACACTTCCATCCAACGCCTGTCGTCGGGCCTGCGCATCAACAGCGCCAAGGACGATGCGGCCGGGCTGGCGATTTCAGAGCGCTTTACCAGCCAGATCCGTGGGCTGAACCAGGCGGCACGCAATGCCAACGATGGTATTTCCCTGGCGCAAGTCACGGAAGGGGCCATGAAATCCGCAGGCGACATCCTGCAGCGGGTGCGCGAATTGGCGGTGCAATCGGCCAATGCCTCCAACAGCTCCGGCGACCGCAAAGCGCTGCAGCAAGAAGTCTCGCAGCTGGTGGCCGAACTCGATCGCATCTCGCAAACCACCGAGTTCAACGGACAAAAGCTCTTGGACGGCACGTTTGGAACCCAGCAATTCCAAGTGGGCGCCAACGCCAACCAGACCATCACAGCGGCCACGGCCAATCTGCGCACCACGGTGTACGGCAACAACCAAGTCCAGTCTCCAGGTGTCGCCACTGGTTCTGGCGCATGGGGTGCCAACGGTGTCACCAGCGCGGCCGTCACCATCAATGGTTCTATCGGCAGCAAAGTGGTCAACGTCGCCGCCAACCAAACCGCCAAAACGGTGGCTGACAACGTGAACTTTGTCAAAGCCGACACCGGCGTGACCGCGACCGCCCGCACAGAAGTCAAGCTGGCCTTCGGTTCAGCGGGCGCCTACTCGCTGAATCTGCGCTCTGACAATGGCACCGATCAGGCCGTTTCTTTCACATTGAGTGCCGCCAGCACAGCGGACGGTCTGTCTTCCGCCATTGCCGCCATCAACGACCAATCGTCCAAGACCGGGGTGACTGCTGCGCTGGACAACACCGGCACCGCCATCATCCTGACGAATGCCACAGGCAATGACATCCGCGTGGCCGACACCGCTGTAGTGAACTCCGGGGCCGTGACGGTACAAAAACTGGCGGCCGACGGCACCAATTCGGGCGCAGCCGCAACGCTAGCGGCAGACTCGACAGCCGACAGCACCCTGACCAGCGGCTACATCACGCTGGATTCGGAAAAGTCGTTTGCCATCGACAACTCCACCGCAGCGGCCACCGACGTGTTTGCCGACTCGGCATCCACCTTGCAAAAGGTGTCGGACCTGGACATCACCACCTTTGGCAAAGCCACCGAGGCCCTCAAAACCGTAGACTCAGCGCTGGCCTTCATCAGTGGCGAGCGAGCCAAACTGGGCGCGTTGCAAGCCCGCTTTGAAACCAGCATCTCCAGCCTGAACATCACTTCTGAAAACCTGTCCGCTTCGCGCTCGCGCATTCTGGATGCCGACTTTGCGGCAGAAACCGCCAACCTGTCGCGCGCCCAGATCCTGCAACAGGCCGGTACAGCCATGGTGGCCCAGGCCAACCAGATCCCGCAGGGCGTGCTGTCGCTGCTCAAGTAA
- a CDS encoding NAD(P)-dependent oxidoreductase, which translates to MSQADHHFLQGQHFTVVGAAGFVGRRLCATLQARGAQVWAPERHAPWPWQPPPGHVLGHVMYCAGLTADYLARPFDTVQAHVSHLAQVLQYGLARGTLQSLVYLSSTRLYDGLGDLGSEGVAGEGAVLPMDPANPRHLYDLSKGLGESLCHVAGQGRARVARLACVYEGPQDADGFLPTLLRQVLQARAAGAGQITVQSSPHFTRDYVHLDDVVDALIRISVQGQAPVYNVASGVNVSNAELFDYLKQRWGCAVQPLLDTRPAPTPRVSIERLRTELQWQPRMLLAALDPLLATGQGA; encoded by the coding sequence ATGTCCCAGGCGGATCACCACTTTCTACAAGGCCAGCACTTCACCGTAGTGGGCGCGGCGGGCTTTGTGGGACGGCGGCTGTGCGCCACGTTGCAGGCGCGCGGCGCGCAGGTCTGGGCACCGGAGCGCCATGCGCCCTGGCCCTGGCAGCCGCCGCCCGGCCATGTGTTGGGTCATGTGATGTATTGCGCGGGGCTCACGGCCGACTACCTGGCCCGCCCCTTCGACACCGTGCAAGCCCATGTCAGCCACCTGGCGCAGGTGCTGCAGTACGGGCTGGCGCGGGGCACGCTGCAGTCGCTGGTCTATTTGTCGTCCACCCGGCTGTACGACGGTTTGGGGGATCTGGGGAGTGAGGGCGTGGCCGGCGAGGGTGCCGTGCTGCCCATGGACCCAGCCAACCCTCGCCATCTGTATGACCTCTCCAAGGGCTTGGGCGAATCCCTGTGCCATGTGGCGGGGCAGGGCCGGGCCCGCGTGGCGCGGTTGGCGTGTGTGTACGAAGGTCCGCAGGATGCCGATGGCTTTTTGCCCACCCTGCTGCGGCAGGTGCTACAGGCCCGCGCCGCCGGGGCCGGGCAGATCACTGTGCAGTCATCGCCCCATTTCACCCGCGACTACGTGCACCTGGACGACGTGGTCGATGCCCTGATCCGCATTTCTGTGCAGGGGCAAGCACCGGTGTACAACGTGGCCTCCGGTGTCAACGTGTCCAATGCCGAACTGTTTGATTACCTGAAGCAGCGCTGGGGTTGTGCCGTGCAGCCCTTGCTGGATACTCGCCCAGCCCCCACGCCGCGCGTGAGCATCGAGCGCCTGCGCACGGAGCTGCAATGGCAGCCCCGTATGCTGCTGGCGGCGCTGGACCCACTGCTGGCCACCGGCCAAGGAGCCTGA
- a CDS encoding FkbM family methyltransferase translates to MTATPAMTSNDPRDLDGKRLQLAMQTLGRDPAMRARMIALLRECEGQIACAGSVRDEVVGPIIDALHLDTDQYDKVLADGTRFQFLYRTKIARDFLLSEAEHPTHVWEPQTTKLLLELGRDLQGDVLVGGAYFGDQAVLVARQLAGRDLKVHCFEPNPQQAAMLQRNIDLNHLTNVVVNVAGLWSRSGERMRLDGFDSFANMVSVQDGSGFDTVAMDDYAQQQGRRIGLIQLDIEGAELAALQGAQQVLARDKPHVVFELHRTYVDWSQGLRATPLCRLLLDLGYTVYAVRDINSHREMPGQPVELVPLDSVYLDGPPHGFNMLAVPDAARVQGSAFRIVEGVSPKLLPHKDPHLHHPVGGF, encoded by the coding sequence ATGACTGCCACCCCCGCCATGACCAGCAACGACCCGCGCGACCTGGACGGCAAGCGCCTGCAGCTCGCCATGCAAACCCTGGGGCGCGACCCGGCGATGCGCGCCCGCATGATTGCCCTGCTGCGCGAATGCGAGGGGCAGATTGCCTGCGCGGGCTCGGTGCGAGACGAGGTGGTGGGCCCCATCATCGACGCCCTGCACCTGGACACCGACCAGTACGACAAGGTGCTGGCCGACGGCACGCGCTTTCAGTTTCTGTACCGCACCAAGATCGCCCGCGACTTTCTGCTGTCCGAGGCGGAGCACCCCACCCATGTCTGGGAGCCGCAGACCACCAAGCTGCTGCTGGAGCTGGGGCGTGACCTGCAAGGGGATGTGCTGGTAGGCGGGGCTTACTTTGGTGACCAGGCTGTGCTGGTGGCCCGTCAGCTCGCAGGGCGCGACCTGAAAGTGCACTGCTTTGAGCCCAACCCTCAGCAGGCCGCGATGCTGCAGCGCAATATCGACCTGAACCACCTGACCAACGTGGTGGTGAATGTGGCGGGCCTGTGGAGCCGCAGCGGCGAGCGCATGCGCCTTGACGGATTTGACTCGTTCGCCAACATGGTCAGCGTGCAGGACGGCAGCGGCTTTGACACCGTGGCCATGGACGACTACGCCCAGCAACAGGGCCGCCGCATCGGCCTGATCCAGCTGGACATTGAAGGGGCCGAGCTGGCGGCGCTGCAGGGCGCGCAGCAAGTGCTGGCCCGTGACAAGCCCCATGTGGTGTTCGAGCTGCACCGCACTTATGTGGACTGGTCTCAGGGCCTGCGCGCCACGCCCCTGTGCCGCCTGCTGCTGGACCTGGGCTACACCGTGTACGCGGTGCGCGACATCAACTCCCACCGGGAGATGCCCGGCCAGCCTGTCGAGCTGGTGCCACTGGATTCGGTGTACTTGGACGGCCCGCCACACGGCTTCAACATGCTGGCCGTGCCCGACGCGGCGCGTGTGCAGGGCAGTGCCTTCCGTATTGTGGAAGGCGTCAGCCCCAAGCTGCTACCGCACAAAGACCCGCACCTGCACCACCCCGTGGGCGGGTTCTGA
- a CDS encoding class I SAM-dependent methyltransferase: protein MKCRHCGQPLHLPFLDLGSAPPSNAYLSEAALRGPETWFPLRVLACQHCWLVQTEDHAGREALFTHDYAYFSSFSTSWLAHAKAYVQAMQQRLGLGAGSCVVEVASNDGYLLQYVQQAGIPCYGIEPTASTAKAARALGLEVVERFFGVALADELARAGRQADLIAANNVLAHVPDINDFVAGFARLLKPHGVATFEFPHLLRMVQGCQFDTAYHEHYSYLSLTAVQRIFAANGLAVVDVQELPTHGGSLRVFAARADAASHPQATPEGAARVAHLLAAEAAAGMLGDAFYSDFQPQATLIKRELLSFLLQCQAQGLTVGAYGAAAKGNTLLNFAGVRPDLLPYVVDKNPAKQGQYLPGSRIPIVDEAHLRAHRPDRVLILPWNLRDEVAAQLCDVRGWGGLFVVAVPRLEVF from the coding sequence GTGAAGTGCCGACACTGCGGCCAGCCGCTGCACCTGCCGTTTTTAGACCTGGGCAGCGCCCCGCCGTCCAACGCCTACCTGAGCGAAGCCGCCCTGCGCGGGCCAGAGACCTGGTTCCCCCTGCGCGTGCTGGCTTGCCAGCACTGCTGGCTGGTGCAAACCGAAGACCACGCCGGGCGCGAGGCGCTGTTCACGCACGACTACGCTTACTTCAGCTCGTTCTCTACCTCCTGGCTCGCCCATGCCAAAGCCTATGTGCAGGCCATGCAGCAGCGGCTGGGCTTGGGCGCGGGCAGCTGCGTGGTCGAGGTGGCATCGAACGACGGCTACCTGCTGCAGTACGTGCAGCAGGCGGGCATTCCTTGCTACGGCATCGAGCCCACGGCCAGCACGGCCAAGGCGGCGCGGGCGCTGGGGCTGGAGGTGGTGGAGCGCTTTTTTGGCGTGGCCCTGGCCGACGAGCTGGCCCGCGCTGGCCGCCAGGCCGACCTGATTGCCGCCAACAACGTGCTGGCCCATGTGCCGGACATCAACGACTTTGTGGCGGGCTTTGCGCGCCTGCTCAAGCCCCATGGTGTGGCGACGTTCGAGTTTCCGCACCTGCTGCGCATGGTGCAGGGCTGCCAGTTCGACACGGCCTACCACGAGCACTACTCGTACCTTTCACTCACCGCAGTGCAGCGCATTTTTGCGGCCAACGGGCTGGCGGTGGTGGATGTGCAAGAGCTGCCCACCCACGGCGGCAGCCTGCGCGTGTTTGCCGCTCGCGCGGATGCTGCATCCCACCCACAGGCCACGCCCGAAGGCGCCGCCCGTGTGGCCCACCTGTTGGCCGCAGAGGCCGCTGCAGGCATGCTGGGCGACGCGTTTTATAGCGATTTTCAGCCCCAGGCCACGCTGATAAAGCGTGAGCTGCTATCTTTTTTATTGCAGTGCCAAGCCCAGGGCCTCACCGTGGGGGCCTACGGTGCCGCCGCCAAAGGCAACACCCTGCTCAACTTTGCGGGCGTGCGGCCCGACCTGCTGCCCTACGTGGTGGACAAGAACCCCGCCAAGCAGGGCCAGTATTTGCCGGGCAGCCGCATCCCCATCGTCGATGAAGCCCACCTGCGCGCGCACCGGCCTGACCGGGTGCTGATCCTGCCTTGGAACCTGCGGGATGAAGTGGCCGCGCAGCTCTGCGATGTGCGCGGCTGGGGCGGCCTGTTTGTCGTGGCCGTGCCACGGCTGGAAGTGTTTTGA